Genomic DNA from Candidatus Kapaibacterium sp.:
CAGCCATTCCATTGATTAATTCTTCGCGGGGCAGGGTGTTCAGAAAATACCTGTTAACATAGATATATTCCGGCGTTTTGAATGTACCGATAAGATTTTTTAAATTATGAAAATTCACTCCCGATTTGCCTCCGATTGAAGCATCAACTTGAGCCAACAAAGTTGTAGGAACAAGTCCCAACTTAGTGCCACGCTTATAAACGGATGCCAAAAATGCAGCTATATCGGTAACCACTCCGCCACCGACGCCCACAATCATTTGATTACGCCGTAAATTGAATTTCAGCAATTTTTTGATGATTGGTTCCAAGTTGCTCATTGATTTACTTTCTTCACCGCTTGGTATTTTGATAATTTTGTATGAATCAAAATGCGACTTGAAGTGTTTGTAGGCATTTTCATCAATCAAAAAAACATCGCCGTCAATATGACGGAGATACTCGAAATCATCATCGTGTTCAATTATTAACATGAAATCATCTAATTATTAGTTTCAAAATCCTTTCCAATTCTTGTGGAGAAATTGTCTGTGACGAATCCGACACAGATTCCTCCGGATTAACATGACATTCAATCATAAGTCCGTCTGCACCAAGCTCCAAAGCCGCTTTAGAAACAGGATAAACATAACTTGCTTTTCCGGTTGCATGTGACGGGTCAAAAATAACTTTCAAAGGCGAATTTCGTTTCAACTCGACAATAGATGCTAAGTCGGGAGTATAACGCAATTCTGATTCGATTTGTTCAAAAGAACGAATACCTCGCAAACAAAGCATAACATTCGGATTGCCCTCATTTATGATGTATTGTGATGCAAGCAAAAATTCATTAATTGTGGAAGCGAAACCTCGCTTTAGTATAACAGGCTTTTTGTCCTTTGACGTGCGACGTCCGACTTGTTTCAAAAAACCCGATGACGTCATATTCCGACTGCCGATTTGGATTATATCCACTTCGTCATAATGCTTTTCCAATTGCTCTGAATCAGTGAATTCGCTGACTACAAACATATCATACTTTTGAGCCGTTTCCTTAAGCAATCGAATTCCTTCGTTTTCGAGCCCCTGAAATGACATTGGCGATGTACGCGGCTTATAGGCACCACCTCTTAATAGTCTTATTCCAAGATTACTCAGTTTTTGAGCAACGCTATCCATTTGTTCGTGATTTTCTACAGTGCATGGTCCGGCAATTATAAAGGGAGTCTCCGCTAAAATTCTCTCAAGACTTAGATTTTGCAAGCCTGAAAACTTGAAATAGTCAATTTTTGAATAGAACAAAATGTCGCCAAAGATGTGCTCAATCTGAAAACTGTCAATTTGCTTATGAAATTTTGTTTTGAGCCTATTCAATATGTCCAGCTCTCTGTCGGAATCATAAATCGGAATTTGAGCATTGACTTTTTGTTGGATGATGCCGTCGGAATGAGCCTTCCTATTAATAAGCAACTGAACGATTTTGTCGTCAATGTTATCAATTTCTTGCCTCAATTTTTCAATATTATTAAACATAATTAATCTAATCGTGTTCTATGATATCAA
This window encodes:
- a CDS encoding bifunctional 3-deoxy-7-phosphoheptulonate synthase/chorismate mutase, producing the protein MFNNIEKLRQEIDNIDDKIVQLLINRKAHSDGIIQQKVNAQIPIYDSDRELDILNRLKTKFHKQIDSFQIEHIFGDILFYSKIDYFKFSGLQNLSLERILAETPFIIAGPCTVENHEQMDSVAQKLSNLGIRLLRGGAYKPRTSPMSFQGLENEGIRLLKETAQKYDMFVVSEFTDSEQLEKHYDEVDIIQIGSRNMTSSGFLKQVGRRTSKDKKPVILKRGFASTINEFLLASQYIINEGNPNVMLCLRGIRSFEQIESELRYTPDLASIVELKRNSPLKVIFDPSHATGKASYVYPVSKAALELGADGLMIECHVNPEESVSDSSQTISPQELERILKLIIR